A stretch of Lathyrus oleraceus cultivar Zhongwan6 chromosome 6, CAAS_Psat_ZW6_1.0, whole genome shotgun sequence DNA encodes these proteins:
- the LOC127091757 gene encoding histone H1-like — protein sequence MATKEPIVETVPKLTIPEPLASEKHKPKAQAEKTKKASKPRSPSSHPSYSEMIKDAIVSLKEKNGSSQYAIAKFIEEKQKQLPANFKKLLLQNLKKNVASGKLAKVKGSFKLSLPTPKPKTKPVAKVKTLKVKPGAIPKAKAAAKEKIASKAKAVTANPKVAASKSKASVKPKPIERLAKVAKKTPGKKVTVVKKFAAVKSVKAKSIKSPVKQVLTKRGGRK from the exons ATGGCCACAAAAGAACCCATAGTGGAAACCGTTCCAAAACTAACCATACCCGAACCTCTAGCCTCGGAGAAACACAAACCAAAGGCTCAAGCAGAGAAGACCAAGAAAGCTTCCAAACCTCGAAGCCCTTCTTCTCATCCTTCCTACTCGGAG ATGATCAAAGATGCAATAGTGTCACTGAAGGAGAAGAACGGTTCTAGCCAATATGCGATTGCGAAATTCATCGAAGAGAAACAGAAACAGCTTCCTGCTAACTTCAAGAAGCTATTGCTCCAAAACTTGAAGAAGAACGTTGCTTCTGGAAAGCTTGCTAAGGTTAAAGGTTCATTCAAGCTTTCTCTCCCAACGCCCAAACCTAAGACCAAGCCAGTTGCAAAGGTGAAAACGTTGAAGGTTAAGCCAGGTGCAATACCAAAAGCTAAAGCTGCTGCCAAGGAAAAGATTGCTTCAAAGGCCAAAGCTGTAACCGCCAACCCCAAAGTTGCGGCTTCCAAGAGCAAAGCTTCTGTGAAACCTAAGCCGATTGAGAGGCTTGCAAAGGTTGCAAAAAAGACTCCGGGGAAGAAAGTAACTGTTGTGAAGAAATTTGCGGCAGTGAAGAGCGTGAAGGCTAAGAGCATTAAGTCTCCGGTAAAACAGGTTTTGACGAAGAGAGGGGGAAGGAAATGA